GTGACGCGCTGCAGCTCTTCTTTCAGCTTGTCGACCTCCGAGCCTTTGCGTCCGATCACGATACCCGGGCGGGCCGTGTGAATCGTGACCGTGATTCTCTTGTCGGAGGGATCGCGTTCGATCTGAATCATCGATACGCCGGCGCGTTGCAACCGGCTGCGCACGTAGCGGCGTAAATGCAAATCTTCTTTCAGCTTCGTTTGAAAATTACGCCCACCGAACCAATTCGATTCCCAGTCACGCACGATACCGAGGCGCAGACCGATGGGATTGGTTTTCTGACCCAAAAGACCTCCTAAACTCTAGTTGGCTTGCTGTTCAACTGCTTCGCCGTCGGACACCACGACGGTAATATGGCAAGAACGTTTGCGAATGCGCGAGGCGCGTCCCATCGAGCCGGCACGAAAACGCTTCATGGTGAAGCCGCCGTCGACAAACGCCTGCATCACAAACAAATCTTCCGTGTCCGCCTTCTTGGTTTCCGTACCTTCGATATAATTCGCCACCGCAGAACGAATAGTTTTCTCAATCGGCAGCGCGGCGCGTTTGCGGGTAAAATGCAAAATGTTCAACGCTTCTTCGACGCCTTTGCCGCGGACGAGATCAATGACTCGCCGGACTTTTCGCGGCGACATGCGCAAGTAACGTAATTTGGCACGTGCTTCCATAACGATCCAATCTCTCTTAAGCTGTGGCGCCGGGGGCGGCTTTTACTTTTGCGGTCTTTTCCGTCGCAGATTTTCCGGCGTGCCCGCGAAACGTACGTGTCAACGCAAATTCACCGAGCTTATGGCCGACCATGTTCTCACTGATGAACACGGGAATGAATTTATTGCCATTATGAATGGCCAGAGTATGCCCCACGAATTCCGGGCTAATCGTCGAGCGCCGCGCCCACGTTTTGATGACTTTACGCTCGTTGCGCTTATTCATCTCCGTGACGCGCTTCAACAGATTTTGATCGACGTATGGACCTTTTTTGACACTGCGCGGCATGCGATTTCAACCTCTATAAAGATTTATTTAAACTCAAACCCTTGCGTGATTTGATAATGTATTTGCTTGAGGCCTTCTTGCGCGTGCGCGTCTTCAATCCTTTTGCCTTCTGGCCCCAGGGCGAACAAGGATGGCGGCCGCCGGAGCTTCGTCCTTCACCGCCGCCCATTGGGTGA
The DNA window shown above is from Cytophagia bacterium CHB2 and carries:
- a CDS encoding 50S ribosomal protein L22, yielding MEARAKLRYLRMSPRKVRRVIDLVRGKGVEEALNILHFTRKRAALPIEKTIRSAVANYIEGTETKKADTEDLFVMQAFVDGGFTMKRFRAGSMGRASRIRKRSCHITVVVSDGEAVEQQAN
- the rpsS gene encoding 30S ribosomal protein S19 is translated as MPRSVKKGPYVDQNLLKRVTEMNKRNERKVIKTWARRSTISPEFVGHTLAIHNGNKFIPVFISENMVGHKLGEFALTRTFRGHAGKSATEKTAKVKAAPGATA